The following proteins are co-located in the Fluviicola sp. genome:
- a CDS encoding glycoside hydrolase family 3 N-terminal domain-containing protein — translation MNKKTFRKASFILILVIGSGLITSALLKTPAHKPLKKQSKSLTTDKDEDQWISAELAKLSTKERIAQSFMVACWSNKGKEHLAETEMLVREQKIGGLIFFQGERDNLQEAIQQMQSSAALPLLIGMDAEWGVAMRLSGEPRFPYQQTIGAANDLELIEKIGYHMGVECDMLGIHMNFSPVADVNLNPQNPVIGFRAFGSNPQQVARQTAAMVKGIENAGVISCVKHFPGHGDTDKDSHKELPSVSHSVNEFESKDFLPFKSGIEAGTRSVMVAHLNVPSLDPSGTPSSLSKVVIETYLRKKLGFKGLVISDALNMKAVSEKYGKSEVVAKAYLAGCDILLFPENVSDAINLIYSKVESGELSKETVNEHCKRILKAKYEAIVHKPMIKRRDPAPERKLIINQTYEKALLCIKNEEDHLPVDRVDKPIIRIAVGTHTSAFRDRLNDYAKITHYKYFTAEEAVKRLKTIKLDPNAEYILDFHSDAQRARNNYGFGPWKQVLDLLPEQAKATLVLFGNPLTLQNETEFPKTVKSVLCGYENTAAAQERTAQAIMGAFDIEGKLATDINTQWKSGFGIQVKNNGRLKYSQPEELGLNPDKLKEVDDIVAKAIEAKAFPGCQIVVAIDGKIVIQKSYGTTIYENGDSITNDHIYDIASITKIASSTTALMRLKTLNKFDEKTDLNELVPEYVKDTPYADLKAIDLLTHQAGLTPWIAFYKRTMENGELNPSIYQKEDKGVYNRAVADNIFIKDDYWKTMLKIIVETPLTGKKSYEYSDLSYYFFNKYIEKTSGMGQNEFVDKEIYQPLGLQTMTYLPLKKFNKKRIVPTEYDKEFRKQLIHGYVHDPGAAMMGGVAGHAGLFSNATDLAALMQFLLNKGQIGDQSIIKKEIVDQFTACQFCPGNRRGIGFDKPTVSIKNGPTCDLVSPSTFGHSGFTGTITWADPENKVNFVFLSNRVYPDADNWKITKMSVRTEIQRVIYEALFEARRKKTDNK, via the coding sequence GGTTATCGGATCGGGATTGATCACTTCGGCACTTTTAAAGACTCCGGCTCACAAACCGTTGAAAAAACAGTCTAAAAGCCTGACCACTGATAAAGATGAAGACCAATGGATCTCAGCCGAATTGGCCAAACTTTCCACGAAAGAACGCATTGCGCAATCCTTCATGGTGGCTTGCTGGTCGAACAAAGGAAAAGAACATTTGGCAGAAACAGAAATGCTGGTCCGCGAGCAGAAAATCGGTGGTTTGATCTTTTTCCAGGGCGAGCGCGACAACCTGCAGGAAGCCATTCAGCAAATGCAATCCAGCGCGGCACTTCCTCTGTTAATCGGGATGGATGCCGAATGGGGTGTGGCAATGCGCCTTTCCGGAGAACCGCGTTTTCCTTACCAGCAAACGATCGGAGCGGCAAATGACCTTGAACTGATAGAAAAAATCGGATACCACATGGGAGTTGAATGCGACATGCTTGGAATCCACATGAATTTCTCACCGGTTGCAGACGTGAACCTGAACCCGCAAAACCCGGTAATTGGTTTCAGGGCATTTGGCTCGAATCCACAGCAAGTTGCCAGACAAACAGCAGCAATGGTCAAAGGAATTGAAAATGCAGGAGTTATTTCCTGCGTGAAGCATTTTCCAGGACATGGCGATACGGACAAAGATTCCCACAAAGAACTTCCTTCCGTTTCACACAGCGTAAACGAATTCGAATCGAAAGATTTCCTGCCGTTCAAAAGCGGAATTGAAGCAGGGACCCGCTCCGTGATGGTAGCACATTTGAATGTTCCATCGCTGGACCCAAGCGGAACACCCAGCAGTTTATCCAAAGTTGTTATCGAAACTTATCTGCGCAAAAAACTCGGTTTTAAAGGCCTGGTAATTTCCGATGCATTGAATATGAAAGCAGTTTCCGAGAAATACGGAAAATCCGAAGTGGTTGCAAAAGCCTATTTGGCAGGTTGTGACATTTTGTTGTTCCCTGAAAATGTTTCGGACGCCATCAACCTGATCTACAGCAAAGTGGAAAGCGGTGAATTGAGCAAAGAAACTGTCAATGAACATTGCAAACGCATCCTGAAAGCCAAATACGAAGCAATCGTTCACAAACCGATGATCAAACGCAGGGATCCTGCACCTGAACGCAAACTGATCATCAACCAAACCTACGAAAAAGCCTTGCTTTGTATCAAAAACGAAGAAGACCATTTGCCGGTTGACCGGGTAGATAAACCGATCATTCGCATTGCGGTGGGCACACATACTTCTGCTTTCAGAGATCGTTTAAATGATTATGCTAAAATCACTCATTACAAATACTTTACAGCAGAAGAAGCTGTTAAACGATTGAAGACCATCAAACTCGATCCGAATGCAGAATACATCCTGGATTTTCACTCCGATGCACAGCGCGCACGTAACAATTACGGTTTTGGTCCCTGGAAACAAGTATTGGATCTGCTTCCTGAACAGGCAAAAGCAACCCTGGTGTTATTCGGAAATCCCCTGACACTTCAGAATGAAACCGAATTTCCTAAAACTGTAAAATCGGTGTTATGCGGTTATGAAAATACAGCAGCAGCGCAGGAGCGAACCGCACAAGCAATCATGGGAGCATTCGATATCGAAGGAAAACTGGCAACAGACATCAACACCCAATGGAAATCCGGGTTTGGTATCCAGGTGAAGAATAACGGCCGGTTGAAATATTCCCAACCGGAAGAATTGGGCCTGAATCCCGACAAACTGAAAGAAGTAGACGATATCGTGGCAAAAGCCATTGAAGCGAAAGCATTTCCGGGTTGCCAGATCGTTGTGGCTATCGACGGAAAAATTGTCATTCAAAAATCCTATGGAACAACCATCTATGAGAATGGTGACAGCATTACCAACGATCATATTTACGACATTGCATCCATTACCAAAATCGCTTCTTCGACAACTGCTTTGATGCGTTTGAAAACCCTGAACAAGTTTGATGAGAAAACGGACCTGAACGAATTGGTCCCGGAATACGTAAAAGATACGCCTTATGCAGATTTGAAAGCAATCGACCTATTGACGCACCAGGCAGGTTTGACTCCGTGGATCGCCTTCTACAAGCGCACCATGGAAAACGGGGAATTAAATCCGTCGATTTATCAAAAAGAAGACAAAGGAGTTTACAACAGAGCCGTTGCAGACAACATTTTCATCAAAGACGATTACTGGAAAACGATGCTGAAAATCATTGTTGAAACGCCGCTGACAGGAAAGAAATCGTATGAATATTCGGATCTGAGCTACTACTTCTTCAATAAATACATTGAGAAGACAAGTGGAATGGGGCAGAATGAATTTGTAGATAAAGAGATTTATCAGCCTTTGGGATTACAAACTATGACGTATTTACCGTTGAAGAAATTCAACAAGAAACGCATTGTTCCTACGGAATACGATAAAGAATTCCGTAAGCAACTGATCCACGGATACGTACATGATCCGGGCGCAGCCATGATGGGCGGAGTTGCCGGCCACGCGGGATTATTCTCCAACGCAACAGACCTGGCAGCTTTGATGCAGTTCTTATTGAATAAAGGCCAGATAGGAGACCAATCGATCATTAAAAAAGAAATTGTAGATCAGTTTACAGCGTGCCAATTTTGCCCCGGAAACAGAAGGGGAATTGGTTTCGACAAGCCGACCGTAAGCATTAAAAACGGTCCGACCTGTGACCTGGTATCGCCGTCCACATTCGGGCATTCCGGATTTACAGGAACGATTACCTGGGCAGACCCTGAAAACAAGGTAAACTTCGTGTTTTTATCGAACCGCGTTTACCCGGATGCAGACAATTGGAAAATTACAAAGATGAGCGTGCGCACAGAGATCCAGCGAGTAATCTACGAAGCACTTTTTGAAGCACGCCGGAAAAAGACAGACAACAAATGA
- the bshA gene encoding N-acetyl-alpha-D-glucosaminyl L-malate synthase BshA → MKIGIVLYPTFGGSGVVATELGKALAQKGHLVHFITYSQPVRLGSFRENIFYHEVQLSDYPLFEYQPYETELASKVVDVVKYEGLDLLHVHYAIPHASAAFMAQQILKAQGINIPFITTLHGTDITLVGKDPSFEPVISFCINASDAVTAVSESLKKDTYTHFETRREIHVIPNFIQPKAELPVINMEKRRHYAKDEELILCHISNFRPVKRITDVVRIFEKVQEKLPAKLLLAGDGPDRAIVERLARDLGICNKILFIGKVRETGPILELSDLFLLPSETESFGLAALEAMAEGVPVVSSNTGGIPEVNIDGYSGFTSDVGDVESMAQNAIRILENKETHQIFRKNALEQAKRFELSEVLPLYEELYESVLKGHPDTIKA, encoded by the coding sequence ATGAAAATCGGAATTGTACTATATCCCACATTCGGAGGGAGTGGAGTGGTAGCCACAGAACTTGGAAAAGCCTTAGCTCAAAAAGGGCATTTGGTCCATTTTATCACGTATTCCCAGCCTGTTCGTTTGGGAAGTTTTCGTGAGAATATTTTTTACCACGAAGTACAGCTTTCGGATTACCCACTTTTTGAGTACCAGCCTTACGAAACAGAATTGGCCAGTAAAGTAGTGGACGTTGTAAAATACGAAGGTTTGGACCTGTTGCACGTGCATTACGCCATTCCGCATGCATCTGCGGCTTTTATGGCACAACAAATCCTGAAAGCACAGGGAATCAACATTCCGTTTATCACGACACTTCACGGAACAGATATTACACTAGTCGGAAAAGACCCTTCATTCGAACCGGTTATTTCCTTTTGTATCAATGCATCAGACGCCGTGACAGCCGTTTCGGAGAGCTTAAAGAAAGATACATATACACATTTCGAGACCAGGCGCGAAATTCACGTAATCCCGAATTTCATTCAACCGAAAGCAGAATTACCGGTGATTAATATGGAAAAACGCCGGCATTATGCCAAAGACGAAGAATTGATCCTGTGTCACATTTCAAATTTCCGACCAGTGAAACGCATTACAGACGTGGTTCGCATCTTTGAAAAAGTACAGGAAAAACTTCCGGCTAAATTATTGTTGGCAGGAGATGGCCCAGACCGCGCCATTGTAGAGCGTTTGGCCCGCGACCTTGGAATTTGCAACAAAATCCTTTTCATCGGGAAAGTGCGCGAAACAGGCCCGATCCTAGAGTTGAGTGATTTATTCCTGTTACCATCCGAAACGGAAAGCTTCGGTTTGGCAGCTTTGGAAGCCATGGCAGAAGGAGTTCCGGTGGTTTCATCCAATACCGGTGGAATTCCGGAAGTAAACATCGACGGCTATTCCGGGTTCACATCCGATGTGGGCGATGTGGAATCGATGGCACAAAATGCTATTCGCATCCTGGAAAATAAAGAAACACATCAGATTTTCCGGAAAAATGCACTGGAACAGGCGAAACGCTTCGAATTGTCGGAAGTCCTTCCGTTGTATGAAGAATTGTACGAATCGGTATTAAAAGGACATCCGGATACCATCAAAGCTTAG
- a CDS encoding DinB family protein gives MKTIFDESTRNELIDRIHAIPDNAQAQWGKMNLYQMLTHCTTWEEWMQGKNNPVYKQVFIGKIFGKMGLRRMIRDDKPIDKGVPTSEPFKIKETSGDIQEKKAYWVQLIRSYETYSNPAFIHDFFGKMTEEQIGLLAYKHTDHHLRQFNS, from the coding sequence ATGAAGACTATTTTTGATGAGTCAACTCGCAATGAGTTGATTGACCGCATTCACGCCATTCCAGATAATGCGCAGGCTCAATGGGGGAAAATGAATCTTTACCAAATGCTAACTCATTGCACCACGTGGGAAGAATGGATGCAGGGAAAGAACAATCCGGTTTACAAACAGGTTTTTATCGGCAAGATCTTCGGTAAAATGGGATTGAGACGCATGATCCGCGACGACAAGCCGATCGATAAAGGAGTTCCGACCTCAGAACCCTTCAAAATCAAAGAAACAAGCGGAGATATCCAGGAAAAGAAAGCATACTGGGTTCAGCTGATCCGATCTTATGAAACTTATTCGAATCCGGCATTTATTCATGATTTCTTTGGAAAAATGACCGAAGAGCAAATTGGTTTATTGGCCTACAAACACACCGATCATCATTTAAGACAATTTAATAGTTAA
- a CDS encoding VOC family protein: protein MKAVEIIMIPVADQQKAKAFYLKLGFELLMEAPAEHGETWIQMGLPGQNVTISLAKFHGIIIETEDITAKMEALKEENILVEQMHETPWGKFAWLKDPDGNSLCLHQK from the coding sequence ATGAAAGCTGTTGAAATCATTATGATTCCCGTTGCCGACCAGCAAAAAGCAAAAGCATTTTATTTGAAGCTGGGATTTGAATTATTGATGGAAGCTCCTGCAGAGCATGGTGAAACCTGGATTCAAATGGGATTACCCGGTCAGAATGTAACGATCTCATTGGCGAAATTTCATGGAATTATCATCGAAACAGAAGATATCACTGCAAAGATGGAAGCCTTGAAGGAAGAAAACATACTGGTTGAACAAATGCATGAAACTCCCTGGGGGAAATTTGCATGGCTGAAAGATCCGGACGGAAACAGTTTATGCCTCCATCAGAAATAA
- the trxA gene encoding thioredoxin — MASFSEIINSEKPVLVDFFATWCGPCKTMQPILDDLKSKVGNSASVLKVDVDKNPHAAEKYQVRSVPTLILFKNGKVVWRQSGVMQAGQLAQIIKQHQ; from the coding sequence ATGGCATCTTTTTCTGAAATCATCAACTCCGAAAAACCCGTTCTGGTCGACTTCTTTGCAACCTGGTGCGGCCCTTGTAAAACCATGCAGCCAATCCTGGATGACCTGAAATCCAAAGTCGGGAATTCAGCTTCCGTGCTGAAAGTAGATGTGGATAAAAATCCGCACGCTGCCGAAAAATACCAGGTGAGGAGTGTTCCGACTTTGATCTTGTTTAAAAATGGGAAAGTAGTGTGGAGACAATCAGGCGTGATGCAGGCAGGCCAATTGGCACAAATCATCAAACAGCATCAATAA
- a CDS encoding NAD(P)H-dependent oxidoreductase — protein sequence MNLIDTLNWRYAVKRMTSEKVSDEKVTEILEAINLTATSAGMQPFRVLVVSNPEIKEKLQAASFNPQVKESSHLLVFASYTHVSQTHVDEYIELVAKTRGIPVESLNDFKEKLSGFASMPEEFVKNWAARQAYIALGTAIVAAANLKVDSTPMEGFDNAAFDEILGLKEKGLQSAVILALGYRDEEADFLAKAKKVRVPLDELTITLN from the coding sequence CGTAAAACGCATGACATCTGAGAAAGTATCAGACGAGAAAGTAACAGAGATCCTGGAAGCAATCAATTTAACAGCAACTTCTGCAGGAATGCAGCCTTTCAGAGTATTGGTTGTTTCCAATCCGGAGATCAAGGAAAAATTACAGGCGGCATCATTTAACCCGCAGGTGAAGGAATCTTCTCACCTATTGGTTTTTGCTTCCTATACACACGTTTCACAAACTCACGTAGACGAATATATTGAACTGGTTGCAAAAACTCGTGGCATTCCGGTAGAAAGCTTAAACGACTTTAAAGAGAAATTGTCAGGATTTGCAAGCATGCCGGAAGAATTTGTAAAGAACTGGGCAGCAAGACAGGCTTACATTGCCTTGGGAACTGCTATTGTTGCGGCTGCAAACCTGAAAGTGGATTCTACACCGATGGAAGGTTTTGACAATGCTGCTTTCGATGAAATTTTGGGATTGAAAGAAAAAGGACTTCAGTCTGCTGTGATCCTTGCTTTGGGATACAGGGATGAAGAAGCGGATTTCCTTGCAAAAGCGAAGAAAGTACGTGTTCCTTTGGACGAATTGACTATTACTTTAAACTAG